From a single Desulfobulbaceae bacterium DB1 genomic region:
- a CDS encoding chemotaxis protein CheR has translation MNISPDELQRFAKFIHDKSGIVLDSTKAYLVESRLLPLIREKRFSSFTDLHNQASRDPLLANRIVDAISTNETSFFRDQKPFELLKYKILPDVIDANSSRPGANRTISIWSAACSTGQEVYTIAVTLHELLGSSISQYRIKITGTDISDTAVMQSSRGSYSQFEIGRGFPRPLINKYFVPDGQNLRVKDELRAMTFFRKINLMESFSAMGKFDIIFCRNVAIYFSMPNRKSLFERLASQLHPHGALLIGATESLFGVTDRFVRREYHNSVFYSLK, from the coding sequence ATGAATATTTCCCCTGATGAACTGCAGCGTTTTGCCAAATTTATCCATGATAAAAGCGGCATCGTGCTTGATTCCACCAAGGCCTACCTGGTGGAGTCACGCCTGTTGCCGCTTATCAGGGAAAAGAGGTTTTCCTCCTTCACGGATCTGCATAACCAGGCAAGCCGCGATCCCCTTCTTGCCAATAGAATCGTTGACGCGATCAGCACCAATGAAACCTCTTTTTTTCGGGATCAGAAACCCTTTGAGCTGCTCAAATATAAAATTCTTCCGGATGTCATTGACGCCAATTCATCTCGTCCGGGCGCTAACCGGACGATTTCCATCTGGAGCGCGGCCTGTTCCACCGGGCAGGAGGTTTACACGATAGCGGTGACTTTGCATGAGCTCCTCGGCAGCTCCATTTCGCAGTACAGGATCAAGATTACCGGCACGGATATTTCCGATACGGCAGTGATGCAGTCAAGCCGGGGCAGTTATTCCCAGTTTGAAATCGGCAGAGGGTTCCCGCGCCCGCTCATCAATAAGTATTTCGTTCCCGACGGCCAGAATCTGCGGGTCAAGGATGAATTGCGGGCCATGACCTTTTTCAGAAAAATAAACCTGATGGAGTCATTTTCCGCCATGGGGAAGTTCGACATTATCTTTTGCCGCAATGTTGCCATTTATTTCAGCATGCCGAACCGCAAATCTCTTTTTGAACGACTGGCGTCCCAGCTCCATCCCCATGGCGCGCTTCTCATCGGCGCCACCGAATCTCTTTTCGGCGTCACGGATCGTTTTGTGCGGCGGGAATATCACAATTCGGTCTTTTATTCATTAAAATAG
- a CDS encoding elongation factor 4 codes for MQQKNIRNFSIIAHIDHGKSTLADRLIQKCGMVTDREFKDQLLDNMDIERERGITIKSQTICLPYKARDGQEYSLNLVDTPGHVDFSYEVSRALSSCEGALLLIDAAQGIEAQTLANLYLAMENDLEIIPVINKIDLPSADPDAVAIQIEEDLGLDGAAIRKCSAKTGEGVDEILEAIVTLLPAPEGDPDAPLQALIFDAHYDSFRGTIISCRIINGRIKAGDTILFMSNKAAYRVDEVGLFHLERLPQKELRAGQVGYILAGIKTVSDTRPGDTITLKDNPCAEPLPGFKEIQQVVFSSIYPITTDDYENLAAAMEKLTLNDASLSYQKDSSSALGFGFRCGFLGLLHLEVIQERLEREFDIPLILTVPSVCYHFYLQDGTMKEVDNPTYFPDPGSITRTEEPFIKATIHIPERYMGAVMTLCMERRGENTHYHYPMPGRIEFTCELPLAEVIYDFYDRLKSITQGYGSFDYALIDYRPSDLTKLDILVNGERVDALSQLVHRTKARERALHACERLKEEIPRQMFKIAIQGAIGGTVIARETISALRKDVTAKCYGGDISRKRKLLEKQKAGKKRMKTVGNVDIPQSAFLAVLKSDER; via the coding sequence ATGCAGCAAAAAAATATACGCAATTTCAGCATCATTGCCCATATCGACCATGGCAAATCAACCCTTGCCGATCGACTCATCCAGAAATGCGGGATGGTCACCGATCGCGAATTCAAGGACCAGCTGCTCGACAACATGGACATCGAACGAGAACGGGGCATCACCATTAAGAGCCAGACCATCTGCCTCCCCTATAAGGCCAGGGACGGACAGGAATACAGCCTTAATCTGGTCGACACCCCCGGGCATGTCGACTTCAGCTACGAGGTATCCCGAGCCCTTTCCTCCTGTGAAGGCGCCCTGCTCTTAATCGACGCGGCCCAGGGCATTGAGGCGCAAACCCTGGCCAACCTTTACCTGGCCATGGAAAACGATCTGGAAATTATTCCCGTGATCAACAAGATTGATCTCCCCTCCGCCGACCCGGATGCCGTGGCCATACAGATCGAGGAAGACCTGGGACTTGACGGCGCAGCGATCCGAAAGTGCTCGGCCAAAACCGGCGAAGGGGTCGACGAAATACTTGAAGCCATTGTCACCCTGCTGCCCGCTCCGGAAGGTGACCCGGATGCGCCGCTCCAGGCCCTTATTTTTGATGCCCATTATGATTCATTCCGCGGCACCATCATCTCCTGCAGAATTATCAACGGCAGGATCAAGGCCGGCGACACCATCCTCTTCATGTCAAACAAGGCGGCCTACCGAGTGGACGAGGTCGGCCTCTTCCACCTTGAACGTTTACCTCAGAAGGAACTGCGGGCGGGTCAGGTAGGATATATCCTGGCAGGAATCAAAACCGTGAGCGACACCAGGCCGGGCGACACCATCACCCTGAAAGACAATCCCTGCGCCGAACCGCTGCCCGGCTTCAAGGAAATCCAGCAGGTCGTCTTTTCTTCCATCTACCCCATTACCACGGATGACTATGAAAACCTGGCCGCAGCCATGGAAAAACTCACCTTAAACGATGCCTCGCTCTCCTACCAGAAGGATTCATCTTCAGCCCTCGGCTTCGGCTTCCGCTGCGGCTTTCTCGGCCTGCTCCACCTGGAGGTCATCCAGGAACGGCTGGAAAGGGAATTCGACATCCCGCTTATTCTCACCGTCCCTTCGGTCTGTTACCATTTCTACCTGCAGGACGGCACCATGAAGGAGGTGGACAACCCCACATATTTCCCCGACCCGGGCTCCATTACCCGCACCGAAGAGCCTTTTATCAAGGCAACCATTCACATTCCGGAACGCTACATGGGCGCCGTTATGACCTTGTGCATGGAGCGCAGGGGAGAAAACACCCATTACCATTACCCCATGCCGGGCAGAATCGAATTCACCTGTGAACTGCCCCTGGCCGAGGTTATCTATGATTTTTACGACCGGCTCAAATCAATTACCCAGGGGTACGGCTCCTTTGACTATGCGCTGATCGATTACCGGCCCAGCGATCTCACCAAACTTGATATCCTGGTCAACGGTGAAAGGGTGGATGCCCTTTCCCAACTCGTCCATCGCACCAAGGCGCGCGAAAGGGCGCTGCACGCCTGCGAAAGACTGAAGGAGGAAATCCCGCGCCAGATGTTCAAGATCGCCATCCAGGGTGCTATCGGCGGCACCGTCATTGCCCGTGAAACCATTTCCGCCCTGCGTAAAGACGTCACGGCGAAATGTTACGGCGGTGACATCTCCAGAAAACGAAAACTGCTGGAAAAGCAGAAGGCCGGCAAAAAACGAATGAAAACCGTGGGCAATGTGGATATTCCCCAAAGCGCATTTCTGGCGGTGCTGAAATCAGACGAGCGATAA
- a CDS encoding threonylcarbamoyl-AMP synthase, translating to MGKNFRESASDVDKAVDVIRRGGIVAFPTETYYGLAVNPFDRVAVARLFALKKRPSAKPLLMLIADEAQLRRLTPAIPSLYMPLLDFWPGPLTLVFPALSTLSPLVTGDTGTVGARISSHPLAHQLVSRVGHPITATSANISGRPPTTSAAEVASAFGADVDFILDGGQTPGGKGSTLVGLLGRKLVLIRDGIIDFRVLNERIANKIL from the coding sequence GTGGGGAAAAATTTCAGGGAGTCTGCTTCCGATGTCGATAAGGCAGTTGACGTTATCCGCCGGGGAGGCATTGTCGCCTTTCCGACGGAAACGTATTACGGACTGGCCGTGAATCCTTTTGACAGGGTGGCGGTGGCCCGTTTATTCGCCTTGAAAAAAAGACCTTCAGCCAAGCCGCTTTTAATGCTGATTGCCGATGAAGCCCAGCTGCGCCGTCTCACCCCAGCCATTCCTTCCCTTTATATGCCCTTGTTGGATTTCTGGCCTGGGCCGCTGACTCTTGTTTTTCCGGCCCTTTCGACTCTTTCGCCCCTTGTTACCGGCGATACCGGAACAGTCGGGGCCCGTATCTCCTCCCACCCCCTTGCCCATCAGCTGGTCAGCCGCGTCGGCCATCCGATTACGGCGACAAGCGCCAATATTTCCGGTCGTCCTCCAACCACCAGCGCAGCCGAGGTGGCATCGGCTTTTGGTGCGGATGTCGATTTTATCCTTGACGGGGGGCAGACTCCGGGCGGGAAAGGTTCAACCCTGGTTGGGCTGCTGGGGCGGAAGCTTGTCCTGATACGCGATGGAATCATTGATTTTCGTGTACTCAATGAGCGGATCGCAAATAAGATTTTGTAA
- a CDS encoding 5-(carboxyamino)imidazole ribonucleotide mutase translates to MKILVVGSGGREHALVWKLARSEKVDKVYCAPGNAGIASLAECVDIKVSDIDALLAFAHKEKVDLTVVGPEESLTLGIVDRFSAEGLRIFGPDSKGAILEGSKVFTKNLMQKYDIPSGFFRVFSVRDQALAYLDEVGVPVVVKADGLAAGKGVIVAHSLEEARKAVDLILTDKAFGAAGSKVVIEEFLQGEEASFIAFTDGETVLPLPTSQDHKAIFDGDKGPNTGGMGAYSPAPVVTDEIHQQVMERVMLPTVKAMAAEGRPYKGMLYAGLMIHQGVAKVLEFNCRFGDPEAQPLLLRLKNDLVDIFQAVIDGKLAEVTLDIDPRPTVCVVMASGGYPGSYEKGKKIKGLDKAAQQNDVVVFHAGTAMKKGDFVNNGGRVLGVTALGDSLRAAIDKAYATVDLISWKHCYYRKDIGMKALGREQRNIKVGIVMGSDSDLPVMKAASDFLKEMGIGCEMTVASAHRTPERAAEYASTARSRGLKVIIAGAGMAAHLAGVLAAHTTLPVIGVPIDSSSLKGLDSLLSTVQMPPGIPVATMAIGKAGAKNAAILATQILSVAEEEFAVKMDAFKKKMAREVDEKAARLVY, encoded by the coding sequence ATGAAAATTTTAGTTGTGGGTTCAGGCGGACGTGAGCACGCCTTGGTTTGGAAACTTGCCCGGAGCGAGAAGGTTGACAAGGTTTATTGCGCGCCCGGCAACGCCGGTATTGCTTCGCTGGCGGAATGTGTCGACATCAAAGTGTCGGATATAGATGCTTTGCTCGCCTTTGCCCATAAGGAAAAGGTTGATCTCACCGTTGTCGGCCCGGAAGAATCGCTCACCTTGGGCATTGTTGATCGTTTTTCCGCCGAGGGGTTGCGCATTTTCGGTCCTGACAGCAAGGGGGCGATTCTTGAGGGAAGCAAGGTTTTCACCAAAAATCTCATGCAAAAATATGATATTCCATCCGGTTTTTTCAGAGTATTTTCCGTTCGGGACCAGGCTCTGGCCTATCTTGACGAAGTGGGTGTGCCGGTGGTGGTCAAAGCGGACGGTCTGGCTGCCGGGAAAGGGGTTATTGTTGCGCACTCACTTGAAGAAGCGCGCAAGGCGGTTGACCTCATTCTAACCGACAAGGCTTTTGGCGCAGCGGGAAGCAAGGTGGTGATTGAAGAATTTCTCCAGGGTGAAGAGGCGTCATTTATTGCTTTTACCGATGGCGAAACCGTGCTTCCCCTGCCCACCTCCCAGGATCATAAGGCCATCTTCGATGGCGACAAGGGGCCGAATACGGGTGGAATGGGCGCCTATTCTCCTGCGCCGGTGGTAACCGATGAAATCCATCAGCAGGTGATGGAAAGGGTTATGCTGCCCACCGTGAAGGCCATGGCGGCTGAAGGTCGTCCATATAAAGGGATGCTTTATGCCGGACTGATGATTCATCAGGGGGTTGCCAAGGTGCTGGAGTTTAATTGCCGTTTCGGCGATCCGGAAGCGCAGCCGCTCTTGCTGCGCCTGAAAAATGATCTGGTCGACATTTTCCAGGCGGTGATTGATGGAAAACTTGCCGAGGTCACCCTTGATATCGATCCTCGCCCCACGGTTTGCGTGGTCATGGCTTCCGGCGGGTATCCCGGTTCCTATGAAAAAGGCAAAAAAATTAAAGGCCTGGATAAGGCGGCACAACAAAATGATGTGGTTGTTTTTCATGCCGGAACGGCAATGAAAAAAGGGGATTTTGTCAACAACGGCGGCAGGGTACTCGGTGTTACGGCCTTGGGAGATTCGCTTCGCGCCGCAATTGACAAGGCATACGCCACGGTGGATCTTATTTCCTGGAAACATTGTTATTACCGAAAGGATATCGGCATGAAAGCCCTGGGCCGCGAGCAGCGAAATATCAAAGTGGGCATTGTCATGGGCAGTGACTCGGATTTGCCGGTGATGAAGGCGGCAAGCGATTTTCTGAAGGAGATGGGTATCGGGTGCGAAATGACGGTGGCATCCGCCCATCGTACCCCTGAGCGGGCGGCGGAATACGCCTCCACGGCGCGGTCACGGGGATTGAAGGTGATTATTGCCGGCGCCGGCATGGCTGCCCATCTTGCCGGTGTGCTTGCCGCCCATACCACCCTGCCCGTTATCGGCGTGCCCATCGACTCATCTTCCCTGAAGGGCTTGGATTCACTGCTTTCCACTGTTCAGATGCCGCCGGGGATTCCGGTGGCTACCATGGCCATCGGCAAGGCAGGCGCGAAAAACGCCGCAATTCTGGCGACCCAGATTCTCTCGGTGGCGGAGGAAGAATTTGCCGTTAAAATGGACGCGTTCAAGAAGAAAATGGCCCGCGAAGTGGACGAGAAGGCCGCAAGGCTTGTTTATTGA
- a CDS encoding metal-dependent phosphohydrolase, which translates to MPSAQKLVDKFNDLKTLPHVAIRVTQMAGSETATMQDFEEVIKLDPVLVVRLLRLVNSPYFGLSSHVESIAKAVIFIGMKHLRNLVAVEGLRNLFRERAEETIFSRKNLWTHSATVAILAQMISRRIFGEDGEDVFLAGIIHDIGLIVEDQLCGEKLRQVCSIYSQEQGEESITGFEDGLIGTNHSKIGRLLAIQWHLSDEVVEAIRFHHRHDKQFPIPSVIAILQLAEFMACKMNQGVVIGRSDPLPAYLADHLKSKMAEYKVLLKALPAEMAKARELYDADQEQA; encoded by the coding sequence ATGCCCTCAGCGCAAAAGCTTGTAGATAAATTTAATGATTTAAAGACGTTACCCCATGTTGCCATCAGGGTGACGCAGATGGCCGGTTCCGAGACGGCCACCATGCAGGATTTTGAGGAAGTCATCAAACTCGATCCCGTGCTGGTTGTCCGTCTCCTGCGTCTGGTCAACAGTCCCTATTTCGGCTTGAGCAGCCATGTGGAATCCATTGCCAAGGCGGTTATTTTCATCGGGATGAAACATTTGCGCAACCTGGTGGCGGTTGAGGGATTGCGCAATTTGTTCAGGGAAAGGGCGGAGGAAACAATTTTTTCCCGCAAGAATCTGTGGACTCATTCGGCAACAGTGGCCATTCTTGCCCAGATGATTTCCCGGAGAATATTCGGAGAAGACGGTGAGGATGTTTTCCTGGCCGGCATTATCCATGATATCGGACTCATTGTCGAGGATCAGCTGTGCGGAGAAAAATTGCGACAGGTTTGTTCAATCTATTCGCAGGAGCAGGGCGAAGAGTCAATAACCGGGTTCGAGGACGGTCTCATCGGCACCAATCACTCCAAGATCGGCAGATTGCTGGCGATACAATGGCATCTTTCCGATGAGGTGGTCGAGGCAATTCGTTTTCACCACCGGCATGACAAGCAATTTCCCATCCCAAGCGTGATTGCCATTCTGCAACTTGCCGAGTTCATGGCCTGCAAGATGAATCAAGGGGTGGTGATTGGTCGCAGTGATCCCTTACCGGCATATCTGGCCGATCATCTGAAAAGCAAGATGGCTGAGTACAAGGTGCTTCTCAAGGCCCTGCCGGCGGAAATGGCGAAAGCCCGAGAATTGTATGACGCGGATCAGGAGCAGGCATGA
- a CDS encoding histidine kinase, whose product MAGLQWDRSFALEQVGDDEELLDELIDLFHDSCATDLEKIKVCALDNDLEAMADVAHSIKGASASLGIEGIRAVSADLEKAGRNRDREKAESLIPGLEMLLAEFEAVNR is encoded by the coding sequence ATGGCCGGCTTGCAATGGGATCGTTCCTTTGCCTTGGAACAGGTTGGGGATGATGAGGAGCTGTTGGACGAGTTGATCGACCTGTTTCACGATTCATGCGCGACTGATCTGGAAAAGATAAAAGTATGTGCCCTGGATAATGACCTGGAAGCCATGGCTGATGTTGCTCACAGTATCAAAGGCGCTTCGGCAAGCCTTGGCATAGAAGGCATTCGAGCAGTCTCCGCCGATCTGGAGAAGGCGGGGCGCAACCGAGACAGGGAAAAGGCGGAGTCTCTCATCCCCGGTCTTGAGATGTTGCTTGCCGAGTTTGAAGCCGTCAACCGGTAA
- a CDS encoding transcription elongation factor GreA, which translates to MIERVPMSKNGHSRLRDELIRLQRVDRMEVIKSIEVARGHGDLKENAEYHAAKERQGHIEGRILELKDKLGRAEIIDCSAVSCDRVVFGTVVTVEDLDNGQEIVYQLLGPEEADVKKGSISVLSPWGKAMLGKMIGDEFEVKTPSGVRQLEIIDIKKGPEA; encoded by the coding sequence ATGATTGAAAGAGTGCCAATGTCGAAAAACGGTCATTCCCGTTTGCGGGATGAATTGATTCGCTTGCAGCGGGTGGATCGCATGGAGGTTATTAAGTCCATCGAGGTGGCCAGGGGGCATGGCGATTTGAAGGAAAACGCCGAGTATCATGCAGCCAAGGAGCGACAGGGCCATATTGAGGGGAGAATTCTCGAGTTGAAAGACAAGCTGGGGCGGGCCGAAATTATCGATTGTTCCGCTGTAAGCTGTGATCGGGTCGTTTTCGGAACGGTGGTGACCGTGGAAGATCTGGACAACGGCCAGGAGATTGTTTACCAGTTGCTCGGGCCGGAAGAAGCGGATGTGAAAAAAGGGAGCATTTCCGTGCTGTCGCCATGGGGGAAGGCCATGCTCGGCAAAATGATAGGCGATGAATTTGAGGTGAAGACTCCTTCCGGGGTCCGGCAGCTGGAAATAATTGATATCAAGAAAGGCCCCGAGGCATGA
- a CDS encoding chemotaxis response regulator protein-glutamate methylesterase has product MTGKKVRVLVVDDTVLYRKVISDVLAMIPEVEVVGTANNGKIALAKVEQLTPDLMTLDFEMPVMDGLATLLELKRMKSDVAVIMVSAHTSEGAAVTMKALEHGAFDFIAKPDGASLEKNRQSLLSQLRPVVQTVATRRILRPALTGIPRSVPPVQPVSAASRPATAPVRRQEMPPATSPAASAIRPVLPSGRIAVVAIGISTGGPNALAEVIPRLPKNLRVPVVIVQHMPPVFTKALADSLNQKSAVNVIEAQGEERLEAGNVYIAPGGKQMKVVKKATGEFLQLTDDPPENHCKPAVDYLFRSVSSIYGNRALGVIMTGMGSDGVKGLRLMKQQGSQVIAQDETSCVVFGMPMEAIKAGVADVVVPLHQISAEIVNRVK; this is encoded by the coding sequence ATGACGGGGAAAAAAGTACGGGTTCTTGTGGTGGATGACACGGTTCTCTACCGCAAGGTGATAAGCGATGTCCTGGCCATGATTCCGGAAGTTGAGGTGGTCGGTACAGCCAACAACGGCAAGATAGCCCTGGCCAAGGTCGAACAGCTCACGCCTGATCTGATGACCCTTGATTTTGAAATGCCGGTAATGGACGGGCTTGCGACATTGCTTGAATTGAAAAGGATGAAGTCCGATGTCGCTGTGATCATGGTGAGCGCCCATACCAGTGAAGGCGCGGCAGTCACCATGAAGGCCCTTGAGCATGGTGCTTTTGATTTTATCGCCAAGCCGGATGGGGCATCGCTGGAAAAGAACCGGCAATCCTTGCTCAGCCAGTTGCGTCCGGTTGTGCAAACGGTTGCTACCAGGCGGATTCTGCGGCCGGCTTTGACAGGCATACCGCGCTCCGTTCCTCCGGTGCAACCGGTGTCTGCTGCTTCTCGCCCTGCAACCGCACCTGTCCGCCGTCAAGAAATGCCGCCGGCGACTTCGCCGGCTGCATCCGCGATCAGGCCCGTTCTGCCGTCCGGTCGAATTGCCGTTGTCGCCATCGGTATTTCAACCGGAGGCCCGAATGCACTGGCCGAGGTCATTCCTCGCTTGCCGAAAAATCTTCGCGTTCCGGTGGTTATTGTCCAGCACATGCCGCCGGTTTTCACCAAGGCGCTTGCCGATTCACTCAATCAGAAAAGTGCGGTGAATGTGATCGAGGCGCAGGGAGAGGAGCGTTTAGAGGCCGGTAATGTTTATATCGCCCCCGGCGGCAAGCAGATGAAGGTGGTGAAAAAAGCGACGGGTGAGTTTCTGCAACTGACCGATGATCCGCCGGAAAATCACTGCAAACCGGCGGTGGATTATCTTTTTCGTTCGGTTTCATCCATATACGGCAACAGGGCGCTTGGGGTCATCATGACCGGTATGGGGTCGGACGGCGTGAAGGGACTGCGTCTGATGAAACAGCAGGGATCTCAGGTCATTGCTCAGGATGAGACGAGTTGCGTCGTTTTCGGCATGCCCATGGAGGCGATCAAGGCAGGGGTTGCGGATGTTGTGGTGCCGCTGCATCAGATCTCGGCTGAAATCGTCAATCGGGTCAAGTAA
- a CDS encoding TetR family transcriptional regulator has product MRVSDKHQKITQAAVKVFARKGFFNARISDIAKEAKVADGTIYLYFNNKYDILISLFEDEIGKIIVKVKLLLENETDPVKMLEIYAIHHLSLLDDQKELVEVLQMELRQSNKFIKEYRNTKFIEYIDIVSDIVHKGQESGHFRKEVMPGIVKRAFFGALDEMSRLWSLSAKPHYSLEETAKQISDIFLNGLIARSN; this is encoded by the coding sequence ATGAGAGTTTCAGATAAACATCAAAAAATCACCCAGGCAGCGGTCAAGGTATTTGCCCGCAAAGGTTTCTTCAACGCCAGGATTTCAGACATTGCCAAAGAAGCCAAGGTGGCGGATGGAACAATCTACCTCTACTTCAACAACAAATACGATATCCTCATATCGCTTTTTGAAGATGAAATCGGCAAAATCATTGTTAAAGTCAAATTACTCCTGGAAAATGAAACCGACCCCGTAAAAATGCTTGAAATCTACGCCATCCATCATCTCAGCCTGCTGGATGACCAGAAGGAACTGGTGGAGGTACTGCAGATGGAACTCCGGCAGAGCAACAAGTTCATCAAGGAGTACCGCAACACCAAATTCATCGAATATATCGATATCGTCTCCGATATCGTCCACAAGGGTCAGGAGTCAGGGCATTTCCGCAAGGAAGTGATGCCGGGAATCGTCAAACGTGCCTTTTTCGGTGCGCTGGATGAAATGTCGCGGCTCTGGTCCCTGTCGGCAAAACCACACTACAGCCTTGAGGAAACCGCGAAACAGATCAGCGACATCTTTTTGAATGGACTCATCGCGCGAAGCAACTGA
- a CDS encoding RNA polymerase subunit sigma-70: protein MTEETDINNSFEDEEQTFHPLLALPDDKHLPALSHPGLHRYLQEINQHRLLTREETEELAKRFHETQDPEAAYQLVTANLRLVVKVAMDFQKYWMQNFLDLIQEGNVGLVQAVKKFDPYRGVKFSYYAAYWIRAYILKFIMDNWRLVKIGTTQAQRKLFFSLNKEKKLLESQGFKPETKLLAERLGVKESEVIEMSQRMDNWDVSLESPVREDSDDEQKSFLPATGPSVEETVADIEIKERMGEILDKLQDTLNEKEQTILAARLLSDEPLTLQDIADQFGISRERVRQIEANLLKKMKKYLEQEVPDIGFFLDHVDKQWQV from the coding sequence ATGACAGAAGAAACGGATATAAACAACTCTTTTGAGGATGAGGAGCAAACCTTCCATCCCCTGCTGGCCCTGCCGGATGACAAGCACCTGCCTGCTCTCAGTCACCCCGGCCTGCATCGATATCTGCAGGAAATCAACCAGCACCGGCTTCTTACCCGGGAAGAAACGGAAGAACTCGCCAAGCGTTTTCACGAAACCCAGGACCCGGAAGCCGCGTATCAGCTGGTGACGGCCAACCTGCGGCTTGTGGTCAAGGTGGCGATGGATTTTCAGAAATACTGGATGCAGAATTTTCTTGATCTTATTCAGGAAGGCAATGTCGGACTGGTGCAGGCGGTAAAAAAATTCGACCCCTACCGCGGCGTCAAGTTTTCCTATTATGCCGCCTACTGGATCCGGGCCTATATCCTGAAATTTATCATGGATAACTGGCGGCTGGTAAAAATCGGCACCACCCAGGCCCAGCGTAAACTTTTTTTCAGTCTCAACAAGGAAAAAAAACTGCTGGAATCCCAGGGGTTCAAGCCGGAAACAAAGCTGCTGGCGGAAAGGCTGGGGGTGAAGGAAAGCGAAGTCATCGAAATGTCCCAGCGGATGGATAACTGGGATGTGTCGCTGGAAAGTCCGGTGCGGGAGGATTCCGATGATGAGCAGAAGAGTTTTCTGCCGGCGACCGGGCCTTCCGTCGAGGAGACGGTGGCGGATATTGAGATCAAGGAACGTATGGGCGAGATTCTCGATAAGCTGCAGGATACCCTGAATGAAAAGGAGCAGACCATTCTGGCCGCCCGTCTGCTCAGTGATGAGCCTCTCACCCTGCAGGACATAGCGGATCAGTTCGGTATCTCTCGGGAGCGAGTGCGGCAGATCGAGGCGAATCTGCTCAAGAAGATGAAGAAGTACCTTGAACAGGAAGTGCCCGATATCGGCTTTTTTCTCGATCATGTCGATAAGCAGTGGCAGGTGTAA
- a CDS encoding transcriptional regulator — MNIPLLDLKAQLDTLHDEIMTAIGETVRSTCYIMGPQIEALEKNVAAYCRTKSAVGVSSGTDALLASLMALGIKNDDLVLTTPYTFFATMGSILRLGAQPLFVDIDPVSYNIDPAKVAEILADAKIAPRIKAMMPVHLFGQCADMAPLLELAAKHDIPVVEDAAQAIGSSYPFRVNGAIEWKRAGSMGDCGCFSFFPSKNLGGMGDGGMVVTNSEKLGNDLRLVRVHGDIGKYQHAVVGGNFRLDAIQAAILNVKLKHLQTWHAARRQNATLYNALFKEAGLVEEGAIRLPEAVYADLAAGESGVDYHIYNQYVVRAARRDELRDFLLKESIGVAVYYPIPLHRQKCIADLACSRCSMPESERAAAETLALPIYPELTSKMQEHVVDRICAFYKK, encoded by the coding sequence ATGAATATACCCTTACTTGATCTGAAAGCGCAGCTTGATACACTCCATGACGAAATCATGACGGCCATTGGCGAAACGGTTCGTTCAACCTGTTATATCATGGGGCCGCAGATAGAGGCCCTTGAGAAAAATGTTGCCGCCTATTGCCGGACAAAGTCGGCTGTCGGCGTTTCCAGCGGCACGGATGCGCTGCTGGCAAGTCTCATGGCCCTTGGAATAAAAAACGACGATCTGGTGCTGACCACGCCCTACACCTTTTTCGCCACCATGGGCAGTATCCTCCGTCTCGGCGCCCAGCCTCTTTTTGTCGATATTGATCCGGTCAGCTATAACATTGATCCGGCCAAGGTTGCGGAGATTCTTGCGGACGCAAAAATTGCACCGAGAATAAAGGCGATGATGCCGGTGCATCTTTTTGGGCAGTGCGCTGATATGGCACCCTTGCTGGAGCTGGCGGCCAAGCATGACATCCCCGTGGTGGAGGATGCGGCCCAGGCCATCGGTTCCTCGTATCCCTTCCGGGTAAATGGCGCCATCGAATGGAAAAGGGCCGGCAGCATGGGAGATTGCGGCTGTTTTTCTTTTTTTCCCAGCAAGAATCTCGGCGGCATGGGCGACGGCGGCATGGTGGTAACCAACAGTGAAAAACTCGGCAATGACCTCCGGCTGGTCAGGGTTCACGGCGATATCGGCAAATACCAGCATGCGGTTGTCGGCGGCAATTTTCGTCTGGACGCCATTCAGGCGGCTATTCTGAATGTCAAGCTGAAGCATCTCCAGACATGGCATGCCGCGAGAAGACAGAATGCCACCCTGTACAATGCCCTTTTCAAGGAGGCGGGGTTGGTGGAAGAGGGGGCCATTCGTCTGCCTGAGGCCGTCTATGCTGATCTGGCCGCCGGCGAAAGCGGTGTTGATTATCACATTTACAATCAGTATGTTGTCCGTGCCGCGCGAAGGGATGAATTGCGTGATTTTCTGCTGAAGGAATCAATCGGGGTGGCGGTCTATTATCCGATTCCCCTGCACCGACAGAAATGCATCGCCGATCTGGCGTGCAGTCGTTGTTCCATGCCCGAGTCGGAGAGGGCTGCCGCCGAAACCCTGGCCTTGCCGATTTATCCTGAACTCACTTCGAAGATGCAGGAGCATGTTGTCGACCGGATTTGTGCATTTTATAAGAAATAG